From the genome of Gemmatimonas phototrophica, one region includes:
- a CDS encoding ubiquinone/menaquinone biosynthesis methyltransferase gives MTHSTGEYTPPPEQVLRTLDVETHLSDPSIKQAFVTPMFDVIAPRYDRFTRLFSFGMDGSWKREAMDAVREAARRIRPVQRALDLATGTGDLAVALARLWPGVQVDALDASPRMIDQARARLARRDPDVMTAVHPMVGDMMALPQDNASVDVVTASYAVRNVPDARGAIREMARVLRPDGVLVTLDFYRPAFAPWRVLFLGYLQIAGDMVGYLWHRDPVVYGYIARSISHFMTAAEFTALLVEEGFEVVSVQQHLFGGIARHVARRR, from the coding sequence ATGACTCACTCCACTGGGGAATATACCCCGCCCCCGGAGCAGGTGCTCCGTACCCTCGACGTGGAAACGCATCTGTCGGACCCGTCCATCAAGCAGGCGTTTGTCACGCCCATGTTTGATGTGATTGCGCCGCGCTACGATCGCTTTACCAGGCTCTTTTCGTTCGGCATGGACGGCAGCTGGAAGCGGGAGGCCATGGACGCCGTTCGTGAGGCCGCTCGGCGTATTCGCCCGGTGCAGCGCGCGCTCGACCTGGCCACCGGAACGGGCGACCTGGCCGTGGCGCTCGCCCGACTGTGGCCGGGGGTGCAGGTGGACGCGCTTGATGCCTCACCGCGCATGATTGACCAGGCGCGGGCTCGGCTGGCCCGCCGCGACCCGGATGTCATGACCGCGGTGCACCCCATGGTGGGTGACATGATGGCGTTGCCGCAGGACAACGCGAGCGTGGACGTCGTGACCGCCAGTTATGCCGTGCGGAACGTACCGGATGCGCGCGGGGCCATTCGCGAAATGGCCCGCGTCCTGCGCCCCGATGGGGTGCTGGTCACGCTCGACTTCTATCGCCCGGCCTTCGCGCCATGGCGGGTGCTGTTTCTGGGATACCTGCAGATCGCCGGCGACATGGTGGGCTACCTCTGGCACCGTGATCCGGTGGTCTACGGGTACATCGCACGCAGCATTTCCCATTTCATGACCGCAGCCGAGTTCACGGCGTTGCTGGTCGAGGAAGGCTTTGAGGTGGTGTCCGTGCAGCAGCACCTGTTTGGCGGCATCGCGCGGCATGTGGCGCGGCGGCGGTAG
- a CDS encoding TlpA family protein disulfide reductase — MSPSQRTRRGVISFSTLVLVLVALSCTVLVVRRMTDDTPVINLIADHGVVAGTDTAPATAPLVQQAIGTATARDVRGKVVPLVPKGEPTIVMMSSVTCSWCKRALKDFGEMAAGRPIPHLTLLTLEGASDGMAMLDKESLTGARLVGPVGSKEQVLLTFRYPGTPTFVAVDKNGRVIRTIPGYPVRPELERLFAVMVGDADAP; from the coding sequence GTGAGCCCTTCCCAACGTACCCGCCGTGGCGTCATCAGCTTCAGCACTTTGGTGCTGGTGCTGGTCGCGCTCAGCTGTACGGTGCTGGTGGTCAGGCGCATGACCGACGACACCCCGGTGATCAACCTCATTGCCGATCATGGGGTGGTAGCCGGCACCGATACCGCACCGGCCACCGCCCCGCTCGTGCAGCAGGCCATTGGAACAGCCACGGCCCGCGATGTGCGCGGCAAAGTGGTACCGCTGGTCCCCAAGGGAGAGCCCACCATTGTCATGATGAGCTCGGTGACTTGCAGCTGGTGCAAGCGCGCGCTGAAAGACTTTGGGGAAATGGCCGCCGGGCGCCCCATTCCGCATCTCACGCTGCTCACGCTTGAAGGCGCCAGCGACGGCATGGCCATGCTCGACAAGGAATCGCTGACCGGGGCTCGACTGGTGGGCCCGGTCGGGAGCAAGGAGCAGGTGCTGCTCACGTTCCGATATCCCGGCACCCCCACGTTCGTCGCCGTGGATAAGAACGGGCGGGTGATTCGTACGATTCCGGGGTATCCGGTGCGCCCGGAACTGGAGCGGCTCTTTGCCGTGATGGTTGGCGACGCCGACGCGCCCTGA
- a CDS encoding threonine/serine ThrE exporter family protein, with translation MSVLRPTPPADALELVPLDRRPPTGAVESAEFAAARRFILQLARQLHQHGTPAHRLEATLSVLAQQLGVQAEFFSTPTSIMVGIGDLEQQRVHLLRVEPGQPNLGHLSQLGAITRQVMDGEITPAEGLRRIEVMDAQPPVYPEWLVMVAFVLSSAAIACFLKVRAGDVLVASLLGLVTAITSILASRSENTRHVTEPLAAFVVSALAFTLDGVLRTRTGYATSLAGLAVLLPGLTFTVALTELSTRHLASGTARLSGAIVTFLGLGFGLALGAKAGGVAGEALRDVFPMLAGALPRSVLPVWAEWAGLVVAPLAFTVLLSARPTDAPLIVMACAAAYVTSKLAGAAVGEELGAFLGAFVVSAGSTLLARARRGVAMVTQVPGLLILVPGSIGFRSMTSLLGQEVETGIQTGFRVAIVGISLAAGLLAGNVVTRAKGRIRS, from the coding sequence ATGAGTGTTTTGCGACCCACGCCACCGGCGGACGCCCTCGAACTGGTTCCCCTCGACCGCCGGCCCCCGACCGGCGCGGTGGAGTCGGCGGAGTTTGCCGCGGCGCGGCGATTCATCCTGCAGTTGGCCCGCCAGTTACACCAGCACGGCACACCGGCTCATCGACTCGAAGCCACCCTCTCCGTCCTGGCCCAGCAACTGGGCGTGCAGGCGGAGTTTTTCTCCACCCCCACCAGCATTATGGTGGGCATCGGCGATCTCGAACAGCAGCGGGTCCACCTGCTACGGGTTGAGCCCGGGCAACCCAATCTGGGGCACCTTTCCCAACTGGGAGCCATCACCCGTCAGGTCATGGACGGCGAGATCACGCCGGCCGAAGGGCTGCGGCGCATTGAGGTCATGGACGCGCAACCGCCCGTCTATCCCGAATGGCTGGTGATGGTGGCGTTCGTGCTGTCGTCGGCGGCCATTGCCTGCTTTCTGAAGGTCCGGGCAGGTGATGTCCTGGTGGCGTCGCTCCTTGGTCTCGTTACGGCCATCACCTCCATCCTTGCCTCGCGCAGCGAGAACACCCGCCATGTCACCGAACCACTGGCGGCCTTCGTCGTCAGTGCGCTGGCCTTCACGCTGGACGGGGTGCTGCGTACGCGCACCGGGTACGCCACGTCGCTGGCCGGGCTGGCCGTATTGCTGCCGGGGCTCACGTTTACCGTGGCGCTTACCGAGCTGTCTACGCGTCACCTTGCCTCGGGCACCGCGCGATTGAGCGGGGCCATTGTCACGTTCCTTGGCCTGGGATTTGGACTGGCCTTGGGTGCCAAAGCCGGCGGGGTGGCGGGCGAGGCGCTGCGCGATGTGTTTCCCATGCTCGCCGGCGCACTGCCACGCTCGGTGTTGCCGGTGTGGGCTGAATGGGCTGGGCTGGTGGTGGCGCCACTGGCCTTCACGGTGCTCTTGAGTGCGCGTCCCACGGACGCGCCGCTCATTGTGATGGCCTGTGCCGCCGCCTATGTCACCAGCAAGCTGGCCGGCGCCGCCGTTGGCGAAGAACTCGGCGCGTTCCTTGGCGCCTTCGTGGTGAGCGCCGGCAGCACCCTGTTGGCACGGGCCCGTCGCGGAGTGGCGATGGTCACGCAGGTGCCCGGACTGCTCATCCTGGTGCCCGGCAGTATTGGCTTTCGCAGCATGACGTCGCTGCTCGGCCAGGAAGTGGAGACCGGAATCCAGACCGGTTTCCGCGTGGCCATTGTGGGCATTTCGCTCGCGGCCGGGTTGCTGGCGGGCAATGTGGTGACGCGGGCGAAGGGGAGAATCCGGAGCTGA
- a CDS encoding spinster family MFS transporter, with protein MTHSSASENAAPRVTPAQAWYAVAVLTVANVSGFVDRQILSLLVGPIKRDLGITDTQVSLLAGLGFVLFYSVLGLPIGRWVDRGLRPRIVAIGVAVWSVMTVCTGVARSFGQLFAARIGVGVGEATLGPAAVSIIADHFPRKQLGTAMSTYMVGTFAGSGVAYALGAYVVGRVDKPGLIELPLVGAVYPWQTVFFWVGLPGLLIALLALTIREPRKQATPAQAANNDVPFAEVMQYVRRNVRTIGAISFGFAASASVNYAIGFWLATFLIRTHGWTVQQAGTLQGILTFTIGPFGVMLGGRLNDAWARKGHVDAPLRVGILGAVAMLICAGLYPVVPSVALVVGLLVPVNVFAAMPWGAANAAIAEAMPPRMRGQGSAIYQLVVNLVSGALGPTAVALLTDKVFGDPLALRWSLAITTVVGMTIAATLLMWGRAGFIKTVQDVQQAS; from the coding sequence GTGACACATTCTTCTGCCTCCGAGAACGCCGCCCCGCGGGTGACCCCGGCGCAGGCGTGGTATGCTGTCGCCGTCCTCACCGTGGCCAACGTGTCCGGTTTTGTGGACCGGCAGATTCTGTCGCTGCTGGTGGGACCCATCAAACGCGATCTTGGCATTACCGATACGCAGGTCAGTCTGTTGGCCGGGTTGGGGTTCGTCCTCTTCTACTCGGTGTTGGGATTACCCATTGGGCGCTGGGTTGATCGCGGACTCCGTCCACGCATTGTGGCCATTGGCGTGGCCGTGTGGAGCGTCATGACGGTGTGCACGGGGGTTGCCCGCTCGTTCGGACAACTCTTTGCGGCGCGCATTGGCGTGGGCGTTGGAGAAGCCACGCTTGGACCGGCAGCGGTGTCCATTATTGCTGACCATTTTCCACGCAAGCAGCTCGGCACAGCCATGAGTACCTACATGGTAGGGACGTTTGCCGGATCGGGCGTCGCGTATGCACTTGGGGCGTACGTGGTGGGGCGTGTGGACAAGCCGGGGCTGATTGAGTTGCCTCTGGTGGGCGCCGTCTATCCGTGGCAGACGGTATTCTTCTGGGTGGGATTGCCCGGGCTCCTCATTGCGCTGCTGGCGCTCACCATTCGTGAGCCCCGGAAACAGGCAACGCCAGCACAGGCTGCAAACAACGACGTGCCGTTTGCAGAGGTCATGCAATACGTACGGCGCAACGTGCGCACGATTGGCGCCATCTCGTTTGGCTTTGCGGCATCGGCGAGTGTCAACTACGCCATCGGCTTCTGGCTGGCCACGTTTCTCATTCGCACGCACGGGTGGACGGTGCAGCAGGCCGGGACATTGCAAGGCATTCTCACCTTTACCATTGGCCCATTTGGCGTGATGCTGGGCGGTCGCCTGAACGATGCGTGGGCCCGCAAAGGACACGTTGATGCACCGCTGCGGGTGGGGATCCTGGGCGCCGTCGCCATGCTGATCTGTGCCGGGTTGTATCCGGTGGTTCCCTCGGTGGCACTGGTCGTCGGGTTGCTCGTTCCGGTGAACGTATTTGCCGCCATGCCCTGGGGCGCCGCCAACGCCGCCATCGCGGAAGCCATGCCGCCACGCATGCGCGGACAGGGGAGCGCGATCTACCAGCTGGTGGTGAACCTTGTCTCCGGTGCCCTCGGACCTACGGCCGTCGCGCTGCTCACTGATAAGGTCTTCGGCGATCCGTTGGCACTCCGCTGGAGTCTGGCCATCACCACGGTGGTTGGGATGACCATCGCAGCCACACTGCTCATGTGGGGACGCGCGGGGTTCATAAAGACGGTACAGGACGTACAGCAAGCGTCCTGA
- a CDS encoding sodium:solute symporter family transporter: MSWPLLQAATTAAGPATAGTSFGTPDPVAIGFFAVFICITLGITYWAARRTQTAEHFYAAGRSVTAGQNGFALAGDYMSAASFLGIAGLVSTSGFDGLIYSTGWLVGWPVVLFLIAEPLRNLGRYTFADVVAARLNPVPVRISAAYGTLATIAFYLIAQMVGAGSLIRLLFGIPYETAVMIVGAAMMAYVLFGGMLATTWVQIVKAVLLLGGAALLALLVLSKFGFDPRALFAAAATKYGAGVLAPGKLVSNPWDAISLGLALMFGTAGLPHILMRFYTVPDAVAARKSVFIATGLIGLFYLMTFILGFGAMVLVGPDVIKSIDAGGNMAAPMLAELLGGRPFLGFIAAVAFATILAVVAGLALSGAAAISHDLWSSVVRKGHPKPGEELKVARLATIGLALVAIALGVAFKGQNVAFMVGLAFAIAASANFPALVLSVFWRRTSTAGAAASMVVGTTATLALIALSPAVQIDLLHKATAIFPLKNPALVTIPLSFLTGIVVSLLFPDQNGDARYEALEARLLLGTDQ, translated from the coding sequence ATGAGCTGGCCGCTTCTGCAGGCAGCCACCACGGCGGCCGGCCCTGCCACGGCGGGCACCTCCTTCGGCACCCCCGACCCGGTAGCCATCGGCTTCTTCGCTGTATTCATCTGCATCACACTGGGTATTACCTACTGGGCGGCGAGGCGCACCCAAACCGCCGAGCACTTCTATGCGGCCGGTCGGTCGGTAACGGCGGGACAGAATGGGTTTGCCCTCGCCGGCGACTACATGAGCGCGGCATCGTTTCTGGGTATCGCCGGCCTCGTCTCCACGAGTGGGTTCGATGGACTGATCTACTCCACCGGCTGGCTGGTGGGGTGGCCGGTCGTGCTCTTTCTCATCGCCGAACCGCTGCGTAATCTGGGGCGCTACACCTTTGCCGACGTCGTGGCTGCCCGCCTGAATCCGGTGCCGGTACGCATCAGCGCCGCGTACGGCACGCTCGCCACCATCGCGTTCTATCTCATTGCGCAAATGGTGGGCGCCGGCAGTCTCATTCGCCTGCTCTTTGGCATTCCGTACGAAACGGCGGTCATGATTGTCGGCGCCGCCATGATGGCCTATGTGCTCTTTGGCGGCATGCTGGCCACCACGTGGGTGCAGATTGTGAAGGCCGTGTTGCTGCTGGGCGGCGCCGCCCTGCTGGCGCTGTTGGTGCTCTCCAAGTTCGGCTTCGACCCGCGGGCACTCTTTGCCGCCGCCGCGACCAAATACGGTGCCGGTGTGCTTGCTCCGGGCAAGCTGGTCTCCAATCCGTGGGACGCCATTTCACTGGGGCTCGCGCTCATGTTTGGCACCGCCGGGCTGCCCCACATTCTGATGCGCTTCTACACGGTGCCTGATGCCGTGGCGGCGCGGAAATCGGTGTTCATTGCTACCGGTCTCATTGGGCTCTTCTACCTGATGACGTTCATTCTGGGCTTCGGCGCCATGGTGCTGGTGGGCCCCGATGTCATCAAGAGCATCGACGCCGGTGGCAATATGGCCGCGCCCATGCTGGCCGAGCTGCTGGGAGGGCGCCCCTTCCTCGGCTTCATCGCCGCCGTGGCCTTCGCCACCATTCTGGCCGTCGTGGCTGGCCTCGCGCTCTCCGGCGCGGCCGCCATCTCCCACGACCTGTGGTCGAGCGTCGTGCGCAAAGGGCACCCCAAACCGGGTGAGGAGCTCAAGGTGGCTCGCTTGGCCACCATTGGCTTGGCCCTGGTGGCCATTGCCCTCGGGGTTGCCTTCAAGGGGCAGAACGTGGCGTTCATGGTGGGACTGGCCTTTGCCATCGCGGCCAGCGCCAACTTTCCGGCGCTTGTGCTGAGCGTCTTCTGGCGCCGCACCAGCACCGCTGGAGCCGCCGCCAGCATGGTGGTAGGGACCACGGCCACTCTCGCGCTCATTGCTCTCTCCCCCGCCGTGCAGATCGACCTGCTGCACAAAGCCACTGCCATCTTCCCGCTCAAGAACCCGGCCCTGGTCACGATCCCGCTGTCCTTTCTCACCGGCATCGTGGTATCGCTGCTCTTCCCCGACCAAAATGGCGATGCCCGCTACGAGGCGCTGGAGGCCAGGCTGCTGCTGGGGACCGACCAGTAG
- a CDS encoding GGDEF domain-containing protein produces the protein MFDRLALRTAFWGTLAILSALTIMMTTGTVALPSFVAAAPFLSAVSLLVAITGWRLLHRELLRRMQEDSAVQARIRRLNDAMQSSMDGMYLLRSIRDNNGEITDFEVTETNTRGATLLYRQPRQVTGLRIRRDLPGFGEQLFDRYVEAVTFQTSVHEEARTNRRLLNASWVMHQATPINDGLAITLHDISNCKREELRLRKASFTDDLTRLHNRRGFMSLAEQQLRLARRHGKDAVVMYVDMNGFKDLNDTFGHAVGDKALVEVAKLLRSTVRDCDVVARLGGDEFTVLALDADGLGARVIQKRIEEQLSRLNDSRVLPTSLGLTIGHTRVRPSDPAGIAELLSRADQLLYARKRRRALTATVQNEKPVRAPRRTPRAVPAVPTLAIPPEVAAVAMATARKLPANRPVNPLPPALPMERGVTSPV, from the coding sequence ATGTTTGACCGACTTGCTCTGCGCACCGCCTTTTGGGGTACGCTCGCGATCCTCTCAGCGCTCACCATCATGATGACCACCGGAACCGTTGCGCTGCCCAGCTTTGTGGCTGCCGCTCCGTTCCTGTCGGCCGTTTCGCTGTTGGTGGCCATTACCGGGTGGAGACTCCTCCACCGGGAACTGCTGCGCCGCATGCAGGAAGATTCGGCGGTCCAGGCCCGCATCCGGCGTCTCAACGATGCCATGCAGTCCAGCATGGACGGGATGTACCTGCTCCGGTCCATCCGAGACAACAACGGAGAGATCACCGATTTCGAAGTCACGGAGACCAATACGCGCGGCGCCACCCTGCTGTATCGTCAGCCGCGTCAGGTAACCGGCCTGCGCATCCGGCGCGATCTGCCCGGCTTCGGCGAGCAGCTTTTTGACCGGTATGTAGAAGCCGTGACCTTCCAGACGTCAGTGCATGAAGAGGCGCGCACCAACCGCCGCCTGCTCAATGCCAGCTGGGTCATGCATCAGGCCACGCCCATCAACGATGGCCTGGCCATCACCCTGCACGACATCAGCAACTGCAAGCGTGAAGAACTCCGCCTGCGCAAAGCGTCGTTCACCGACGACCTGACCCGACTGCACAACCGTCGGGGGTTCATGTCGCTGGCCGAGCAGCAGTTGCGCCTGGCCCGACGTCACGGCAAGGACGCCGTGGTGATGTACGTGGATATGAACGGCTTCAAGGACCTCAACGATACCTTCGGTCACGCGGTTGGCGACAAGGCACTCGTTGAAGTGGCGAAGCTGCTGCGCAGCACCGTCCGTGACTGCGACGTCGTGGCGCGGTTGGGCGGTGATGAGTTCACCGTACTGGCGCTCGATGCCGACGGTCTCGGGGCCCGCGTGATTCAGAAGCGCATCGAAGAACAGCTATCGCGCCTCAACGACTCCCGCGTACTCCCGACCTCGCTCGGATTGACCATTGGGCATACCCGGGTGCGCCCGTCAGACCCGGCTGGCATTGCCGAGTTGCTGTCGCGGGCCGACCAGCTGCTTTATGCCCGAAAGCGTCGCCGCGCCCTCACGGCAACGGTTCAGAACGAGAAGCCGGTCCGCGCTCCGCGCCGTACTCCACGAGCGGTACCGGCGGTGCCCACGCTCGCCATCCCGCCCGAAGTCGCGGCGGTGGCCATGGCCACGGCGCGCAAACTTCCCGCGAACCGTCCCGTCAATCCGCTGCCGCCGGCGTTGCCGATGGAGCGCGGCGTTACCAGTCCGGTGTAG
- a CDS encoding DUF485 domain-containing protein, with the protein MTTRSRTSPAEALLATRKVAAQRWRIAVVLTTGMVLVYFGFIALVAFQPALLGTLVTEGLSVGIVLGACVIVAAWILTWSYISWANRVYDPALAALKITHEDAQ; encoded by the coding sequence ATGACCACCCGCTCCCGTACTTCCCCTGCTGAGGCGCTGCTGGCCACCCGCAAAGTGGCCGCCCAGCGTTGGCGTATTGCCGTTGTACTCACGACCGGCATGGTGCTGGTCTACTTCGGGTTCATCGCGTTGGTGGCCTTCCAACCGGCGTTGCTGGGCACCCTTGTGACCGAGGGACTCTCGGTCGGCATCGTGCTCGGGGCCTGCGTCATCGTGGCCGCATGGATTCTGACCTGGAGCTACATCTCCTGGGCCAATCGCGTCTATGATCCGGCACTCGCGGCGCTCAAGATCACGCACGAGGATGCGCAATGA
- a CDS encoding 4'-phosphopantetheinyl transferase family protein gives MLRSSAVLSRRAVPDVPDLANWDEFLDAQVGAGALHPLEASLARSLPAARRATFVAGRVALRDAMAQLADVPLTGNTPVLRTHRGAPLLPPQITGSVTHKSTLAMAAVAPRQGTLQHVGLDLEHRPTEADLQRPSVARKILTAREFATLEQFEDASLAQREHVLVHFALKEAVYKAIDPFVERYVRFTEVELNLSDASDVQVTLHLPEPAVSAVRVEAHWHTDGDWIVAAAYSHLR, from the coding sequence ATGCTCCGTTCGTCCGCCGTTCTTTCCCGCCGTGCCGTTCCTGACGTCCCCGATCTCGCCAACTGGGACGAATTCCTTGATGCGCAGGTTGGCGCCGGTGCGCTCCATCCGCTTGAGGCCTCGCTCGCCCGCAGTCTTCCGGCGGCGCGACGGGCGACCTTCGTGGCGGGACGTGTGGCACTGCGGGACGCCATGGCGCAGTTGGCCGATGTGCCACTGACTGGAAACACCCCAGTACTGCGCACCCACCGTGGGGCGCCGCTGCTGCCGCCGCAGATTACGGGGTCCGTAACCCACAAGAGCACGCTGGCCATGGCCGCCGTGGCGCCGCGGCAGGGCACCCTGCAACACGTGGGGCTCGATCTCGAACATCGGCCCACCGAGGCCGACCTGCAGCGGCCGTCGGTCGCACGCAAAATCCTCACGGCCCGTGAGTTTGCGACCCTCGAGCAGTTCGAAGACGCTTCGCTCGCCCAACGCGAACATGTCCTGGTGCATTTTGCACTCAAGGAAGCGGTGTACAAGGCGATCGATCCGTTTGTCGAACGCTATGTCCGGTTTACGGAGGTCGAGCTTAACCTTTCAGATGCCAGCGATGTGCAGGTCACACTGCACCTGCCGGAACCGGCCGTCTCCGCCGTTCGGGTGGAAGCTCATTGGCACACCGATGGCGACTGGATTGTGGCGGCGGCGTACAGTCACTTGCGGTAG
- a CDS encoding protein kinase domain-containing protein, which yields MADPLLTSDQVHTASPPPHLASWQLPPGWTWGDEAIRREHRHYQEVVDALGRSLSLVSIPDDAHAEWLLQEARSLAHRNHPSIPTTYHYWASYQESRRGPGYLRRWIGGETVYSRVSRLGPESIQVGFQVLREAGSTLAYLHDTAAAHGAVSASTVWLTPGGRLWLLGWEWVLPKEHRPAGLMPDPAFTPWAPEWAPGEWKPTAASDQWQLAAMLFMMLTGETPPEHDVPPLALLRSDCPAALATVLERALSVDPADRYPSIAGMLRELDRHVSVRPVLIAPEGDELPTALDSAEGRLRWATADDYEILAPLGTGQFGSVWRARDLSLSREVAIKVLHPHIARDDNAVARFRREARLAAQLAHAAIVPIYDTDSRGGVVWYTMELAEGGSVANLVSRSGARPFEEIAPQVDEVLEALDAAHTSGIIHRDLKPENILIDRYRRWRIGDFGIAYALGDEKAGTSGTPSFAAPEQLLGEAQGPATDLYALASIVYFVLSGRPPFGDGTAEYILAQQLSDSFPERLQQDGFPDELGSWIARGLAQRVEDRWADAQEMRAAWRQVVRATRRAGDQRPWWRRLIEGLQEEEPTTPATPDW from the coding sequence ATGGCAGATCCTCTCCTGACGTCGGACCAAGTCCACACTGCGTCTCCACCGCCGCATCTTGCCTCGTGGCAGTTGCCACCGGGGTGGACGTGGGGGGACGAAGCGATCCGACGGGAGCACCGCCACTATCAGGAAGTGGTGGATGCCTTGGGGCGCTCCCTCTCGCTGGTGAGCATCCCCGACGACGCGCATGCCGAGTGGCTGTTGCAGGAGGCGCGTTCGCTGGCGCACCGCAATCACCCGTCCATTCCCACGACGTATCACTATTGGGCGTCGTATCAGGAGAGCCGGCGAGGCCCCGGCTACCTGCGGCGGTGGATCGGCGGCGAAACGGTGTATTCGCGTGTGTCGCGTCTGGGACCGGAGTCCATTCAGGTGGGCTTTCAGGTCCTTCGCGAAGCCGGGAGTACGCTGGCATATCTGCACGACACGGCGGCGGCGCACGGTGCCGTCTCGGCCAGCACGGTGTGGCTCACCCCCGGCGGGCGGCTCTGGTTGCTGGGATGGGAATGGGTGCTCCCCAAGGAGCATCGTCCCGCGGGTTTGATGCCCGACCCGGCCTTCACCCCGTGGGCGCCTGAATGGGCTCCCGGTGAATGGAAGCCGACGGCCGCGTCAGACCAATGGCAGTTGGCCGCTATGTTGTTCATGATGCTCACCGGAGAAACGCCGCCTGAGCACGATGTGCCCCCCTTGGCGCTGCTGCGTAGCGACTGCCCGGCTGCGCTGGCCACGGTGCTGGAGCGCGCGCTGTCGGTGGACCCGGCTGACCGATATCCCAGCATCGCCGGCATGCTGCGCGAACTCGATCGTCACGTCTCCGTGCGACCGGTACTCATTGCCCCCGAAGGCGACGAGCTTCCCACCGCACTCGATTCGGCCGAAGGGCGCCTGCGCTGGGCAACAGCGGACGACTACGAAATACTGGCGCCGTTGGGTACCGGTCAGTTCGGGAGTGTGTGGCGCGCCCGGGACTTGTCGCTGTCGCGCGAAGTGGCCATCAAGGTGTTGCATCCGCATATCGCCAGGGACGACAACGCCGTGGCGCGTTTCCGTCGGGAAGCGCGACTGGCGGCGCAGCTGGCGCACGCCGCCATCGTGCCGATTTACGACACCGACAGCCGCGGTGGCGTGGTGTGGTATACCATGGAACTCGCCGAAGGCGGTTCGGTGGCCAACCTCGTGTCACGCAGTGGGGCACGTCCGTTCGAGGAGATTGCGCCACAGGTGGACGAGGTGCTGGAGGCGTTGGATGCTGCACACACCAGCGGCATCATTCACCGCGACCTCAAGCCGGAAAACATCCTCATCGATCGGTATCGGCGGTGGCGTATCGGCGACTTTGGTATTGCCTACGCGCTTGGTGATGAAAAGGCCGGCACATCGGGCACGCCGTCATTCGCGGCGCCCGAACAGTTGCTGGGCGAAGCGCAGGGGCCGGCCACCGATTTGTACGCACTGGCCAGCATTGTGTACTTCGTGCTCTCCGGCCGTCCGCCTTTTGGCGACGGCACGGCGGAGTACATCCTTGCCCAGCAACTCTCCGATTCTTTCCCGGAGCGCCTGCAGCAGGATGGTTTTCCGGACGAGTTGGGATCGTGGATTGCGCGTGGTCTTGCGCAGCGCGTGGAAGACCGGTGGGCCGATGCCCAGGAAATGCGCGCGGCGTGGCGCCAGGTGGTGCGGGCGACACGCCGTGCAGGAGATCAGCGTCCGTGGTGGCGCCGATTGATTGAAGGGCTCCAGGAAGAAGAACCCACCACGCCGGCTACACCGGACTGGTAA
- a CDS encoding vitamin K epoxide reductase family protein, with protein MTIRKFIAVVALINALVATYLHLWKIGLAGSLACGGGSHGCEYIQGSRYGWFMGIDVAMIGAVGYAVIVLVAIIAAMPKFEDEKWPVRVLQLLIFPAFIFTLRLKYAEFIILQGFCRWCAVSALSITAFTVLIVMEWKRVQRLPAA; from the coding sequence GTGACCATTCGCAAGTTCATCGCCGTTGTTGCCCTCATCAACGCGTTGGTGGCCACCTACCTGCACCTCTGGAAGATTGGGCTGGCTGGCTCGCTGGCCTGCGGCGGAGGGAGCCATGGATGTGAGTACATCCAGGGGAGCCGCTACGGATGGTTCATGGGGATCGATGTGGCGATGATTGGCGCGGTGGGGTACGCGGTCATTGTGCTGGTCGCCATCATCGCGGCGATGCCAAAGTTCGAAGACGAGAAGTGGCCGGTGCGGGTGCTGCAGTTGCTCATCTTTCCGGCGTTCATTTTCACCCTGCGGCTCAAGTACGCCGAGTTCATCATTCTGCAGGGTTTCTGCCGCTGGTGTGCCGTTTCGGCGCTGTCGATCACCGCGTTCACGGTCCTGATCGTGATGGAGTGGAAGCGGGTCCAGCGATTGCCGGCGGCGTAA